Proteins from a genomic interval of Nematostella vectensis chromosome 5, jaNemVect1.1, whole genome shotgun sequence:
- the LOC125563127 gene encoding uncharacterized protein LOC125563127, with protein MICPTIMRGQVCCILGVFLLIAGHLTKADNPYCSINCSQALGMEDGRIADSAITASSSFSPACNASRSRLHAKKELQGSQEVCGGWVAANNSLDGPHWLKVDLGRLTSVTEIAIQGRDDSTNPQWTMTFTVSHSRDGHQWTDHVQQQSNVLTGNNDTMTVVSHNILPVLVTRYVRVTIKTFHGWPVLRVELYGCACGEYFKCPRPLGMESGDIIDSAITASSSLPSAWYYLPFNARLNRTPVHSVWLANSNYNQWLQIDLSSVTIVTSVSTQGRDNNDQWVKNYTLSYSYSEEHWTTYAINGIHKIFDGNTDRATIVTHNLLPAIEARFVRFQPKAFNGRIAMRTELYGYRCDGDKEYSLSFSGKRSTDYVLFPKVKAHQVMTVCSFVKSHVVQARQGLWTMFGSQTNMSFLLANGTACEVYLNDKKLDISTPIPIIQDNRWSHICFTWSNATGAWKFFLNGKKASEGASYQQGVHNGLDLTLMVGQRPGNDGLPLPQYSFSGQLAQFYLNHHFLADDGVWSLASGCSRDPGVIPWSIAHSWTHGDVLKSPKVFCHRHKVKHTWKVASNGSGKIEDVSYSVVQVVKTENVTTDLHSIDTDKQGYATLRTHTECISLSSLCYGGGITMSFWLRYRELFHSRILENKPEMTTQLNRLLSPIMIPNSKWSLCYRASEHGRDSAQHKSLCQKASVTLTIVRVKTYVFGGLLDSPWEAYDDDKAIEGVDAFLFSLANARGCPPFKLSIRNDSYSQAGRHVNTSGPVFGLNDLHLGPVSFSDLGLAYNLSELSCDHLALPLSREDARNLLAGTFYFTPDEIEVFTYRSKITSKGSFIHPSMPTATYVNIETSSIARLEFSSINCLHGHQIKTFHFQYSADGITWKTYPDDNKKKVFRYTGTPNSYRLLTPIHSARIIKVAPLTCYPDMTKCCLNYEVFVTDGTLGDSHIVASTTPASNVKGFRFYYSSSVSQPPVYIIEMKAYNNIKGIWRLRIPADAISSNHWSLVIITWSGEGLSVLINGNVIYDDFTR; from the exons ATGATTTGCCCAACGATAATG CGCGGTCAAGTATGCTGCATTCTTGGCGTGTTCCTACTTATCGCTGGTCATCTGACGAAGGCGGATAATCCATACTGCTCAATCA ACTGCTCCCAAGCGCTAGGAATGGAGGATGGACGTATTGCAGACTCGGCAATCACGGCATCCAGCTCGTTCTCCCCTGCGTGTAACGCGTCTCGCTCCCGCCTCCACGCAAAGAAAGAGCTACAAGGCTCGCAAGAGGTTTGCGGAGGATGGGTCGCTGCGAATAATAGTCTAGATGGTCCTCACTGGCTGAAGGTCGACCTTGGAAGACTGACTTCAGTGACAGAAATAGCGATCCAAGGGCGAGATGACTCAACCAACCCACAATGGACCATGACTTTCACAGTCAGTCACAGCAGGGATGGTCATCAATGGACGGATCATGTACAACAGCAGTCAAAC GTTCTCACTGGTAACAATGACACTATGACAGTGGTGTCACACAACATTCTTCCGGTTCTAGTAACGCGTTACGTACGCGTTACGATAAAGACGTTTCATGGTTGGCCGGTACTCAGGGTGGAGCTCTATGGATGCGCTTGCG GTGAATATTTCAAGTGTCCTCGTCCGTTAGGGATGGAGAGTGGTGACATTATCGACTCCGCAAtaacagcatcatcatcattaccatcagcGTGGTATTATTTGCCCTTTAATGCTCGCCTCAATCGCACTCCTGTTCATAGTGTATGGCTCGCCAACAGCAATTACAACCAATGGTTGCAGATCGATTTGAGCAGTGTCACTATTGTCACTTCCGTGTCTACACAAGGGCGGGACAATAATGACCAATGGGTCAAGAATTATACCTTGAGCTATAGCTATTCTGAAGAACATTGGACTACTTATGCGATTAACGGTATCCATAAG ATCTTTGATGGGAATACTGATAGAGCAACAATCGTCACTCATAATCTCTTGCCGGCCATTGAGGCTCGTTTTGTGCGATTTCAGCCCAAGGCTTTCAATGGACGAATAGCTATGAGAACTGAGCTCTATGGCTATAGATGTG ATGGAGACAAGGAATACTCCCTTTCATTCTCTGGAAAACGTTCCACCGATTACGTTCTTTTTCCCAAAGTAAAAGCACACCAAGTCATGACTGTCTGTTCTTTCGTGAAGTCGCATGTGGTTCAAGCCCGCCAAGGACTGTGGACTATGTTTGGTTCTCAGACCAATATGTCGTTCCTGCTCGCCAATGGCACAGCTTGCGAGGTGTATTTAAATGACAAGAAACT GGATATATCCACTCCAATCCCAATCATACAAGACAATCGCTGGAGCCATATCTGCTTTACATGGTCCAACGCAACAGGCGCGTGGAAGTTTTTCCTGAATGGGAAAAAAGCAAGCGAAGGCGCATCTTACCAACAAGGAGTCCACAACGGTCTCGACTTGACCTTGATGGTTGGCCAGCGTCCCGGGAATGACGGACTACCTTTGCCTCAGTACTCATTTAGTGGTCAACTGGCTCAATTCTATTTGAATCATCATTTCTTGGCTGATGACGGTGTCTGGTCATTAGCATCTGGATGCTCACGTGACCCAGGTGTAATCCCATGGTCCATTGCGCACTCATGGACCCATGGTGACGTCCTTAAGTCACCCAAAGTTTTCTGTCATCGCCATAAAG TCAAACACACCTGGAAAGTGGCAAGTAATGGCAGCGGCAAGATCGAGGATGTCTCGTATTCAGTGGTACAAGTTGTAAAAACCGAAAACGTAACTACCGATCTCCACTCCATCGATACCGACAAACAAGGCTATGCCACACTTCGTACTCATACTGAATGCATTTCGCTTTCCTCTTTATGCTACGGTGGTGGGATTACCATGTCCTTCTGGCTTAGATACCGAG AGCTTTTTCATTCCCGTATCCTGGAAAACAAGCCAGAAATGACAACGCAACTGAACCGTTTGCTCTCCCCCATCATGATCCCGAACTCGAAGTGGTCACTATGTTACCGCGCCTCTGAGCACGGCCGTGACTCGGCCCAGCATAAATCACTTTGCCAAAAAGCGTCTGTGACCCTGACAATCGTAAGAGTGAAGACTTATGTGTTTGGGGGATTATTGGATTCACCCTGGGAAG CATACGACGACGACAAAGCAATAGAGGGCGTAGATGCTTTCTTGTTCAGTCTTGCGAACGCGAGAGGGTGCCCACCCTTCAAGCTAAGCATAAGGAATGATTCGTACTCTCAAGCTGGACGCCACGTAAACACCTCTGGTCCCGTGTTTGGGCTGAATGACCTTCACCTTGGCCCTGTGTCGTTCAGTGACCTAGGATTGGCTTACAACCTCAGCGAGTTGTCATGTGACCACCTTGCGTTACCATTGTCACGCGAGGACGCGCGTAACCTTTTAGCGGGGACGTTTTACTTTACCCCTGATGAGATCGAAGTCTTTACATATAGAT CTAAGATAACGAGCAAGGGAAGCTTTATACACCCTAGTATGCCTACTGCTACATACGTCAACATAGAGACCTCGTCTATCGCAAGGCTAGAATTTTCCTCCATAAACTGCTTGCACGGACACCAGATTAAAACGTTCCATTTCCAATACTCTGCTGATGGAATCACATGGAAAACATACCCGGACGACAACAAGAAAAAG GTATTTCGTTACACTGGTACACCTAACAGCTACAGACTACTGACTCCAATTCATTCAGCAAGGATAATCAAAGTAGCTCCGCTTACCTGTTACCCGGATATGACCAAGTGCTGTCTTAATTATGAAGTATTCGTCACTGATG GTACACTAGGTGATAGTCATATTGTGGCCTCCACTACACCAGCATCGAATGTAAAAGGCTTCAGGTTCTACTATAGCAGCTCGGTGAGTCAGCCTCCAGTATATATCATCGAGATGAAAGCTTACAATAACATTAAAGGAATCTGGAGGCTCCGTATACCTGCTGATGCCATATCATCTAACCACTGGTCGCTAGTCATAATTACCTGGTCAGGAGAAGGTCTCAGCGTACTTATCAATGGGAATGTCATTTATGACGATTTTACAAGGtga
- the LOC125562949 gene encoding transcription initiation factor IIB-like, giving the protein MEERTVERTVEDRSPPPYNIPNGLVPEVDAPILVSEFALFDRALTEYETSRASLGDEDSSNTLCNHDNLVTEDGVTSCLECGEQMQRVIAHEREWGFYGHSDGKRSSDPSRVQVRRSEDRNIDKDVEDMGFSGVIVAKANEIYTQVTKGQIFRGDPRKAIVFACIYYAYKMSGKCQTPKTLMETFGLSRKSCLKGLKIFSINAPKDYLLHGTSPTVVDHIRDVMDRFSASPAQKGEVVQLYYRSKNRSSELNRARPQSFAVALTYYWVRLKGVDITLKKLSERTGVSELTISRKAREVATVLGTPGVV; this is encoded by the coding sequence ATGGAGGAACGAACAGTTGAACGCACGGTTGAAGAtcggtcaccaccaccatacaATATCCCCAACGGGCTGGTGCCCGAGGTCGACGCCCCCATCCTCGTGTCGGAGTTTGCACTGTTTGACCGAGCCCTCACCGAATACGAGACTAGTAGAGCCTCCTTGGGAGACGAGGATAGTAGTAACACCCTTTGCAATCATGACAACCTAGTCACAGAAGACGGGGTCACTAGTTGCTTAGAGTGCGGGGAGCAGATGCAGCGCGTGATCGCGCACGAAAGGGAATGGGGTTTTTACGGACATTCCGACGGCAAACGGTCTTCGGATCCAAGTCGGGTCCAGGTACGTAGGTCTGAGGATAGAAATATTGACAAGGATGTGGAGGACATGGGTTTTAGCGGGGTAATTGTAGCCAAAGCTAACGAGATATACACTCAGGTGACGAAAGGCCAGATTTTTCGCGGCGACCCACGGAAGGCGATCGTCTTTGCGTGTATCTACTACGCCTACAAGATGTCCGGTAAGTGTCAGACACCGAAAACCTTGATGGAGACTTTTGGATTGAGCAGGAAGAGTTGCCTTAAGGGTCTAAAAATCTTTAGTATTAACGCGCCTAAAGATTACTTACTACACGGAACGTCTCCCACCGTCGTGGACCACATTCGcgatgtgatggatagattcTCGGCGTCCCCCGCACAGAAGGGAGAGGTGGTCCAACTCTACTACAGATCTAAGAATCGCTCGTCTGAGTTGAATCGCGCTCGCCCACAATCCTTTGCGGTCGCTTTAACCTATTACTGGGTACGGCTAAAGGGGGTCGATATTACACTTAAAAAATTATCCGAGAGAACGGGCGTCTCCGAGTTAACCATCAGTAGGAAAGCGAGAGAAGTGGCCACAGTCCTGGGTACGCCTGGTGTGGTATGA